One Ostrinia nubilalis chromosome 4, ilOstNubi1.1, whole genome shotgun sequence DNA window includes the following coding sequences:
- the LOC135071530 gene encoding flexible cuticle protein 12-like has translation MKTFVVLSCLVAVALCAPHSGLRELPAVRHEEVHDEYGQYALRYITAENTVVSERGRLIPSPNGGHVLEIEGQYQFIGDDGQLYVTKYRGGPDGFHVDGAHLPDPVAIPAL, from the exons ATGAAAAcc TTCGTGGTCCTGTCGTGCCTGGTAGCCGTAGCGCTGTGCGCGCCGCATTCTGGTCTCCGGGAGCTGCCCGCGGTGCGCCACGAGGAAGTGCACGACGAGTACGGCCAGTACGCGCTCCGGTACATCACTGCTGAGA ACACCGTAGTATCAGAGCGCGGACGGCTCATCCCCAGCCCGAACGGCGGTCACGTCTTGGAGATTGAAGGCCAGTACCAGTTCATCGGCGACGACGGCCAGCTCTACGTCACCAAGTACCGCGGCGGCCCCGACGGCTTCCACGTCGACGGCGCCCATTTGCCCGATCCCGTCGCCATCCCAGCCCTATAA